In a genomic window of Mucilaginibacter sp. KACC 22063:
- a CDS encoding type VI secretion system contractile sheath small subunit: MFNYEIGGNERKVDTSEAFGEIAPNKTLFIQKLTDNEPLRPEKVEGLKTVEEVFEHYKPNVNVALDKQDGSTVTENLKFKNLGDFSVKSLVQQSNYLRKLNIEREMYLSIIKQLKTNKTLKATLDNEETRGAFIDALKNFVKELEQ; this comes from the coding sequence ATGTTTAACTATGAAATTGGAGGGAACGAACGTAAAGTTGATACCTCAGAAGCATTTGGTGAGATAGCTCCCAACAAAACCTTATTTATTCAGAAACTTACTGACAACGAGCCTTTGAGGCCGGAAAAAGTTGAAGGTTTAAAAACCGTTGAAGAAGTTTTTGAACATTACAAACCCAACGTTAACGTTGCGCTTGACAAGCAGGACGGATCAACCGTTACTGAAAATCTTAAGTTTAAAAACCTCGGAGATTTCAGTGTAAAAAGCCTTGTACAGCAAAGCAATTACCTGCGTAAACTTAACATTGAGCGCGAAATGTATTTAAGCATCATTAAGCAGCTTAAAACAAATAAAACGCTTAAAGCAACGCTTGATAATGAGGAAACAAGAGGTGCGTTTATTGATGCACTGAAAAATTTTGTAAAAGAGCTTGAACAGTAA
- a CDS encoding ATP-dependent Clp protease ATP-binding subunit gives MSVINLSDSVKTAVRVAQSLAKEYHHREFGPAHLLKGLMHQEVGLKSFLSSIGKDAAYVNDWADVRIEDYPQSITVPDEMLGNDAVKQVFEEADNVRIKLGLDSITPVCVLVALSKPNVGFDANQLKSFPVKEKEILDLYLNNEQVQHAVSPSDEGGAGAQAGNAKSTGALFKYCIDRTDLARQGKVDPIIGRDRETRMVMEILSRRNKPNVIITGDAGVGKTALVDGFALDIVNNQVPQSLLNVNLFELDLGSLIAGASYKGEIEDRLKNILREIKQYDKAILFIDEIHTLLDNKGPIGGGVGNLLKPELARGEITVIGATTIDEYRKIIEPEQAFSRRFEVLQVNEPDIDTAIKMLERLVPYYEEHHTLKIENEAVQDCVRLAKRYMKDRRLPDSAFDLMDRTMAAIRLMNDTSEMTLTELDQKLEEVQQEPTVADYKWLYNLMQNKTSAVLLGKLEDETQVNAFETVEEFQEYFNRNLPQLKELAKEKKNEVDKQDVAAIISYKTGIPMGKIQAQEKERLLNMEAFLKKRVVGQDQALKAVADAILESRSGLNKKGQPIGSFFLLGPTGTGKTELAKSIADFLFNDEKAMIRFDMSEFKEEHSAALLYGAPPGYVGYEEGGLLVNKIRQQPYAVLLFDEIEKAHPSVFDIFLQILDEGHMHDRLGKEGDFSNSLILFTSNIGSEWIASQLSEGHLPTSNQLMEVMARHFRPEFLARLSEIVPFAPISEENVVRIFDIQLKSLVESLSKMGIGFDISEEAKSMLALGGFTPKYGARQLSGVIRNRLRRPISKYIISGELKKGHTISVIKKQDTEELEWLIN, from the coding sequence ATGAGCGTTATCAATCTAAGTGACTCTGTAAAAACAGCTGTAAGGGTAGCGCAATCTCTTGCAAAAGAATATCATCACCGCGAGTTCGGGCCTGCGCACTTACTGAAAGGTTTGATGCACCAGGAAGTGGGGCTGAAAAGTTTCCTGAGCTCCATTGGTAAAGACGCGGCCTATGTGAATGACTGGGCCGACGTTCGGATAGAAGACTATCCGCAATCGATCACCGTGCCGGATGAAATGCTTGGAAACGATGCTGTGAAGCAGGTTTTTGAAGAAGCAGACAATGTGCGCATCAAATTAGGTTTAGATAGCATTACGCCTGTGTGTGTATTGGTTGCTTTGTCAAAACCTAACGTAGGTTTTGATGCTAATCAGCTAAAGTCATTCCCTGTAAAGGAAAAAGAGATACTGGATCTTTACCTTAATAATGAGCAGGTACAACATGCCGTATCGCCTTCAGATGAGGGAGGGGCAGGTGCGCAGGCCGGCAATGCAAAGTCGACCGGGGCATTATTCAAGTATTGTATTGACCGTACTGATTTGGCAAGGCAGGGTAAGGTTGATCCCATTATTGGCCGCGACCGTGAAACGCGCATGGTAATGGAGATATTAAGCCGTCGTAATAAGCCAAATGTGATTATCACCGGTGATGCAGGTGTGGGTAAAACTGCGCTGGTTGATGGTTTTGCTTTGGATATTGTAAATAACCAGGTGCCGCAATCGTTATTAAATGTTAACCTTTTCGAACTTGATTTGGGTTCATTAATTGCCGGTGCATCATACAAAGGGGAAATTGAAGACCGCCTGAAAAACATTCTGCGCGAGATAAAGCAATATGACAAAGCCATTTTGTTTATTGATGAGATTCACACCTTGTTAGATAATAAGGGGCCGATTGGCGGCGGCGTAGGCAACTTGCTAAAACCCGAGCTTGCCCGTGGAGAAATAACAGTTATCGGTGCCACAACTATTGATGAATACCGTAAGATCATAGAGCCGGAACAGGCATTCAGCCGCCGCTTTGAGGTGTTGCAGGTGAATGAACCTGATATTGATACCGCCATTAAAATGCTGGAGCGGCTGGTGCCTTATTATGAGGAACATCATACCCTTAAGATTGAGAACGAAGCTGTGCAGGATTGTGTGCGATTAGCTAAGCGCTATATGAAAGACCGCAGGCTGCCCGATTCGGCGTTTGACCTGATGGATCGTACGATGGCAGCAATCAGGCTGATGAATGATACATCAGAAATGACACTTACCGAACTTGATCAGAAGCTTGAAGAAGTGCAGCAAGAGCCAACAGTGGCTGATTATAAGTGGTTGTATAACCTGATGCAGAATAAAACCAGTGCGGTACTTTTAGGTAAACTGGAAGACGAGACACAGGTAAACGCGTTTGAAACGGTTGAAGAGTTTCAGGAGTACTTTAACAGAAACCTTCCGCAGTTGAAAGAACTGGCTAAAGAAAAGAAAAACGAAGTTGATAAGCAGGACGTAGCAGCCATTATATCCTATAAAACCGGCATACCAATGGGCAAGATACAAGCCCAGGAAAAAGAAAGGCTTTTAAATATGGAAGCCTTCCTGAAAAAACGTGTGGTAGGTCAGGATCAGGCATTAAAGGCAGTTGCCGATGCGATACTTGAATCGCGGAGCGGGCTTAACAAAAAAGGCCAACCTATTGGTTCGTTCTTTTTACTTGGGCCTACCGGTACTGGTAAAACAGAGTTGGCAAAATCGATAGCGGACTTTTTATTCAATGATGAAAAAGCCATGATCCGCTTTGATATGTCTGAGTTTAAAGAAGAGCATTCGGCGGCATTGCTTTACGGCGCTCCTCCGGGATATGTAGGGTATGAAGAAGGTGGCTTGTTGGTAAACAAAATACGCCAGCAGCCTTATGCAGTGCTCCTGTTTGACGAGATTGAAAAAGCACATCCTTCTGTGTTCGATATATTTTTACAGATATTGGACGAAGGTCACATGCATGATCGTTTAGGCAAAGAAGGCGACTTCTCTAATTCGCTGATCTTATTTACATCAAACATCGGCAGCGAATGGATAGCATCTCAATTAAGTGAAGGTCACCTGCCAACATCAAACCAGTTAATGGAGGTAATGGCGAGGCATTTCAGGCCCGAATTTTTGGCGCGTTTGTCTGAAATTGTGCCATTTGCCCCAATCTCTGAAGAAAACGTTGTCCGCATTTTTGATATTCAGCTTAAAAGCCTTGTTGAGTCGCTTAGCAAAATGGGAATCGGGTTTGATATTAGTGAAGAAGCAAAATCAATGCTCGCGCTGGGTGGCTTTACGCCCAAATACGGTGCAAGGCAATTGTCTGGTGTTATCCGTAACAGGTTAAGGCGGCCTATTTCAAAATATATCATATCCGGCGAGCTTAAAAAAGGACATACCATCAGTGTTATTAAAAAGCAGGACACAGAAGAGCTTGAATGGTTAATTAATTAA
- the tssR gene encoding type VI secretion system protein TssR domain-containing protein, translating into MKNITYLFAAFISVTFVANAQSPVSISKKVATLPSAYQKPEYQTSVSDDGKSTDLPWIVFSDRDENDTYTAPGGSLVMKKLKFMEPFYVSQEKNGYLKLIKYQPGMVQGRKLINKKSAQSYGWISKSKVLLWQSAYVNRKNGFPNKAVTIVSGKGPLINPEVYYDRTDSLNVFTSPEMNHKKTKVAINQLLYVYKKSADGRNLLVGSDGQLIPDSAARSIYGWVPADAVHLWGDRLYIGSVKNDIDADDSVSAAINQSLRFVGPGTRFVFDPLIDPDQPVLRSLPVVDYTGAGNNAGNIQVGLATDVYDKSHNSIINIKGGHLSYNDYLAIRKNIRKINVVFVVDGGSAMRNYFSGLTGTIQSFENVFSNYNMGNRINYAAVVYRSQNNCSVGGVNQQPFSRDYRQVVRFLDKEAAVTANCIPSVSSQPVFDGLRTSLNLFKGHKNETNLIVLIGSTGNSVYDADTMNDLSYQIAAADARILAIQVYSDYNPIYNDFVIQSRKLVSQSAALLAERKKSRMVVGEGLSNSQQFNTSLSDSISFYLDYPKNSLIQGAVIFPPKGVVKTNQLMEASLKRLMMETQTDIKMQTRSLDSAFRLTGREHKYVVPVVMSQFGQPVPDSLGDNLPHNGFKYYMVADLPANFVKEHPQQLQYLTILNEQEYKQLSDILSMMIGENLQQDAGSYRKKLFKNYVSIVQKNLDLDIPKSDIKQMLLSDYVQKVTGLIPPSAPQFGTYKVVDLKHEGDMPQSAFEGYINYLIRCRNNIRQKALIQQHFTSNGKTYYYVTQSNWQ; encoded by the coding sequence ATGAAAAATATAACCTATCTCTTCGCAGCCTTTATAAGTGTCACTTTTGTTGCCAATGCACAGTCGCCTGTGTCTATCAGCAAAAAGGTTGCAACACTACCATCTGCCTATCAAAAACCAGAATATCAAACCAGCGTTAGTGACGATGGAAAATCAACTGATCTGCCATGGATCGTTTTCTCTGACCGTGATGAAAATGATACTTACACAGCTCCGGGCGGTTCGCTTGTAATGAAAAAGCTTAAGTTTATGGAGCCGTTCTATGTAAGCCAGGAAAAGAACGGATACCTAAAACTGATCAAATACCAGCCAGGTATGGTACAGGGCCGTAAACTGATCAATAAAAAATCGGCACAAAGCTACGGCTGGATCAGCAAATCAAAGGTATTGCTGTGGCAATCTGCTTATGTGAACCGTAAAAACGGCTTCCCTAATAAAGCCGTAACTATCGTGTCTGGCAAGGGGCCGCTGATTAACCCGGAGGTTTATTATGACCGTACCGACTCTTTAAATGTGTTTACCTCGCCCGAGATGAACCATAAAAAAACAAAGGTGGCTATCAACCAGCTGTTATATGTTTATAAAAAGTCTGCTGATGGTCGCAATTTACTTGTAGGGTCTGACGGGCAGCTAATACCTGACAGCGCTGCACGCAGTATCTATGGTTGGGTACCTGCTGATGCAGTACACCTATGGGGCGACCGTTTATATATTGGCTCTGTTAAAAACGACATTGATGCTGACGACTCTGTTTCGGCAGCTATTAATCAGTCGTTGCGTTTTGTCGGACCCGGAACCCGTTTTGTTTTTGATCCGTTAATTGACCCGGACCAACCTGTTTTAAGGAGCCTTCCGGTTGTTGATTATACAGGAGCAGGAAATAATGCAGGTAACATACAGGTAGGTTTAGCTACAGATGTTTACGATAAATCGCATAACAGCATTATCAACATCAAAGGCGGTCACTTATCTTATAATGATTACCTGGCCATCCGTAAAAATATCCGTAAAATTAACGTAGTGTTTGTTGTAGATGGCGGTAGTGCCATGCGTAACTATTTTTCGGGGCTTACCGGTACCATACAGTCGTTTGAAAATGTGTTTAGCAACTACAATATGGGCAACCGCATCAATTATGCAGCGGTGGTTTATCGCAGCCAGAACAACTGCTCTGTAGGAGGTGTTAACCAGCAGCCTTTCAGTAGAGATTACAGACAGGTTGTCCGTTTTCTTGACAAGGAGGCTGCTGTTACAGCAAACTGTATCCCTTCAGTAAGCAGCCAGCCGGTATTTGACGGACTGCGTACTTCTTTAAATCTTTTTAAAGGCCACAAAAATGAAACTAATTTAATTGTGCTGATTGGCAGTACAGGTAATAGCGTTTACGATGCTGATACCATGAACGATCTGTCTTATCAGATTGCCGCAGCCGATGCGCGTATTTTAGCTATACAGGTTTACAGTGATTATAATCCGATCTACAACGATTTTGTAATTCAGTCACGTAAGTTGGTATCTCAATCAGCAGCGTTGCTTGCAGAACGTAAGAAGAGCAGAATGGTAGTAGGTGAAGGTTTAAGTAACAGTCAGCAATTCAATACCTCACTTTCTGATTCAATTTCCTTTTACCTGGACTATCCTAAAAATAGTTTGATACAGGGTGCGGTCATCTTCCCGCCAAAAGGTGTGGTTAAAACCAATCAATTGATGGAGGCATCATTAAAACGTTTGATGATGGAAACACAGACAGACATCAAGATGCAAACCCGTTCGCTTGATAGCGCTTTCCGCTTAACAGGCCGCGAACACAAATATGTGGTTCCGGTGGTGATGTCGCAATTCGGGCAACCTGTACCAGATTCATTAGGTGATAACCTGCCGCATAATGGCTTTAAATATTATATGGTTGCCGACCTGCCTGCCAACTTTGTGAAAGAGCACCCACAGCAATTGCAATACCTGACCATTTTGAACGAGCAGGAATACAAGCAATTGTCAGATATTCTTTCTATGATGATCGGCGAAAACCTGCAACAGGATGCAGGCAGTTACCGGAAAAAACTGTTTAAAAATTATGTGAGTATCGTTCAGAAAAACCTGGATCTTGATATCCCTAAATCAGACATTAAACAAATGCTGCTGAGCGATTATGTGCAGAAAGTGACCGGTTTAATACCGCCATCAGCGCCTCAGTTTGGTACTTATAAGGTGGTTGACCTGAAACATGAGGGCGATATGCCGCAATCAGCATTTGAAGGATATATCAATTACTTGATCCGTTGTCGTAACAACATCAGGCAAAAAGCGCTTATACAGCAGCACTTTACCTCTAACGGTAAAACATATTATTACGTAACACAAAGCAACTGGCAATAA
- a CDS encoding PKD domain-containing protein, translated as MQDDYNNGRPVNTNRQNYLLLYIIVGILLLAGLIFLFKSSLFEKRTINAKILKDEIYLNEDLVYSDNTSGAKAWRWEFGNGDHSTTQNGTYRFKKPGAYIVRVTVDGQLQQQFPIDVKDTVATPVKDTLLTINGPTQGIVNEEVRLEAQGSARIYEWSFGETGRVDVKGPTALYTYHNPGTYFVKLNTDNTSHPVFHKILITNPDSTVNAIVTPGEGERKVVDDIRAHLQAIANGADFNSQYYYLVNRYFCGDEKVTVNLEANGEQKQTDFYSYCMRLTFGGGISIDEAQVTLKPKSSCSSLLTVKQHSTTAGPGIKRTK; from the coding sequence ATGCAAGATGATTACAACAACGGCAGGCCGGTAAACACCAACAGGCAAAACTATTTGTTACTGTATATAATAGTTGGTATCCTGTTATTGGCCGGGCTTATCTTTCTTTTCAAAAGCTCGCTTTTTGAAAAAAGAACTATTAACGCCAAAATTTTAAAAGACGAAATTTATTTAAATGAGGACCTCGTGTACTCTGATAACACCAGCGGTGCAAAGGCATGGAGGTGGGAATTTGGTAACGGCGATCATTCAACCACACAAAACGGTACCTATCGCTTTAAAAAGCCGGGTGCGTACATTGTAAGGGTTACGGTTGATGGCCAGTTGCAGCAGCAATTCCCAATTGATGTAAAAGATACAGTGGCTACCCCTGTAAAAGATACCTTGCTCACGATAAACGGGCCAACCCAGGGTATAGTTAATGAAGAGGTAAGGCTCGAGGCGCAAGGCTCGGCACGCATTTATGAATGGTCATTCGGCGAGACAGGCCGCGTAGATGTTAAGGGGCCTACTGCCTTGTACACCTATCATAACCCGGGTACTTACTTTGTAAAACTGAATACAGATAACACCAGCCACCCGGTATTCCATAAAATACTCATCACCAACCCCGACTCAACCGTAAATGCAATTGTTACACCCGGAGAAGGAGAGCGCAAGGTGGTGGATGATATCCGCGCGCATTTACAGGCTATTGCCAACGGCGCCGATTTTAACAGCCAGTACTATTACCTGGTGAACAGGTATTTCTGCGGCGACGAAAAAGTGACCGTTAATCTTGAAGCAAACGGTGAACAGAAACAGACCGACTTTTATTCGTACTGTATGCGCCTCACCTTTGGTGGCGGTATCAGTATTGATGAAGCGCAGGTTACCCTGAAGCCAAAATCAAGCTGCTCAAGTTTGCTTACTGTTAAACAACATTCAACCACCGCAGGGCCGGGTATAAAACGTACTAAATAA
- the tssO gene encoding type VI secretion system TssO, translated as MMKFSLKERREKFFFFLVLFLFTAGVLCTAIFYNYGNDTDISKNEFAKRLQEENQFESTVAQAQPTIDTTYTHIVKFNPNVQALFLENDIKNAITAVRSYYNSHPYDSRYKCFIYASKIHESLFYDKRELRGNYNDIARLNKLLDDCKLSTRQLQQSLGSRQ; from the coding sequence ATGATGAAGTTTAGCTTAAAAGAACGCCGCGAAAAATTCTTTTTCTTTCTGGTGCTCTTTCTTTTCACCGCAGGGGTATTGTGTACTGCTATATTCTACAATTATGGCAACGATACTGATATTTCAAAAAATGAATTTGCAAAACGCCTGCAGGAAGAAAATCAGTTTGAAAGTACGGTTGCCCAGGCACAGCCAACCATTGATACTACTTACACGCACATTGTTAAGTTTAACCCAAATGTGCAGGCGCTTTTTCTTGAAAACGATATTAAAAATGCCATTACCGCTGTAAGGTCATATTATAACAGCCACCCTTATGATAGCCGGTATAAGTGCTTTATATACGCGTCAAAAATACATGAGAGCCTTTTTTACGATAAGCGCGAATTGCGGGGCAATTACAATGATATAGCCCGTCTTAATAAACTTTTAGATGACTGTAAATTATCAACCCGACAACTGCAACAGAGCCTGGGATCCAGGCAATAA
- a CDS encoding GPW/gp25 family protein has protein sequence MAVPLYKKPFRISNIFQGNDLDKQDIGASISQYLELIIFTRYGEHRYMPDFGCEIWDLDFELIVSESTWEEKLRQSLLRSINKYEKRIYDVNIDVHIKEVTKFYPLRNVTEIKKQVEIVIRAKVQKTGENYFFSTALFLSPLSA, from the coding sequence ATGGCTGTACCCCTCTACAAAAAACCCTTTCGGATAAGCAATATATTTCAGGGAAATGACCTTGATAAACAGGACATTGGCGCATCAATTTCGCAATATCTCGAGCTGATAATTTTCACCCGTTACGGCGAACACCGTTACATGCCTGACTTTGGCTGCGAGATATGGGACCTGGATTTTGAGCTGATTGTGAGTGAAAGTACATGGGAAGAAAAGTTGCGCCAATCATTATTACGCTCTATCAACAAATACGAAAAGCGTATTTATGATGTCAACATCGATGTACACATTAAAGAGGTCACCAAATTTTATCCTTTAAGAAACGTAACCGAGATCAAAAAACAAGTTGAAATTGTAATAAGGGCAAAAGTTCAGAAAACAGGTGAAAACTATTTTTTTTCAACTGCCCTCTTTTTAAGTCCGCTATCTGCCTAA
- a CDS encoding type VI secretion system baseplate subunit TssF translates to MTTTLFNSKEEIRARMLRNAVDYWGLTNVNDMDPMVKLLVEALSTELFNVSNDVKNLENRILNKISRILASDYLTSALPAHAVLKGQPVENTERLTVKNQFFYRQPVTNTSGSREGDNTDVFFSPAGEIDLYNAEIRYTCNGTHLYEYYDQHKNVLLNTRSDAYPESNTLWLGIDCAPNLNTLQNLSIFTEWPSYSANDDFYKLLSVVKCYLDNTEMETAPGLIYKEDLDGNNKPVFYEQNIINLITRDIKQYYQDRFISFTDERLKNISLHKRAFPDEFTQLFNAADISKLKTCVWIKLTFPAAISPQIIDELQIAVNCFPVINRRLHEQKYRLNDVNYIIPIKPAQNNHFLSVNSLHDDRNVHYTEIPYTQAGKSQEGSYSIRNGGAERFDDRSAQQLISYLFELLRDEKAAFASYGNDFLNGVLKTLEQNLALIERKANTAKDSDQQSFNYLIVKPAEKAVMLYLQYWTTLAAKANNLRRGLRLQQFEMLKLKAESLRLMTSTLGGRNNLGATERIQAYKYGLTTKDRIVTQADLVSFCHYELGNKITDVKISKGVTVSSNPKEGFRKTIDIHIKPSTAVKLSDAEWDTLLGLLLSKLENRSVINSNYRIYLNNRSVA, encoded by the coding sequence ATGACTACTACACTATTTAACAGCAAAGAAGAAATAAGGGCGCGCATGCTGCGCAATGCCGTTGACTATTGGGGCCTTACCAATGTAAACGATATGGATCCGATGGTAAAGCTTTTAGTAGAAGCTTTAAGTACTGAATTGTTTAACGTTTCAAATGATGTAAAAAACCTGGAGAACAGGATCCTTAATAAAATATCGCGCATACTGGCATCTGATTACCTTACTTCTGCCCTGCCTGCACATGCCGTACTAAAAGGGCAGCCTGTAGAAAACACAGAAAGGCTCACCGTTAAGAACCAGTTCTTTTATCGTCAGCCGGTCACAAATACCTCAGGCTCGCGCGAGGGTGATAATACCGATGTATTTTTCTCGCCCGCAGGTGAGATAGATCTTTACAATGCCGAGATAAGGTACACCTGCAACGGTACACACCTGTACGAATATTATGATCAGCATAAGAATGTATTACTGAATACCCGGTCTGATGCCTATCCCGAGTCAAACACCTTGTGGCTTGGTATAGATTGTGCCCCCAATTTAAACACCCTGCAAAACCTGTCTATTTTTACCGAATGGCCATCTTACTCGGCAAATGATGACTTTTATAAGCTTCTCTCTGTTGTTAAATGTTACTTAGATAACACGGAGATGGAAACAGCGCCAGGCTTAATTTATAAAGAAGACCTGGATGGCAACAACAAACCTGTTTTTTATGAGCAGAACATTATAAACCTGATCACCCGCGACATTAAACAATACTACCAGGACAGGTTTATCAGCTTTACAGACGAGCGGCTTAAAAACATAAGCTTACATAAGCGTGCATTTCCAGATGAGTTTACGCAGCTGTTTAATGCAGCAGATATCAGCAAATTAAAAACCTGTGTTTGGATAAAGCTTACTTTCCCGGCAGCAATTTCACCGCAGATCATTGACGAGTTGCAAATAGCGGTAAATTGTTTCCCGGTCATTAACAGGCGCTTGCACGAGCAAAAGTACCGCCTTAATGATGTGAACTACATCATCCCGATCAAACCGGCACAAAACAATCATTTCTTATCCGTAAACAGCCTGCATGATGACCGTAATGTGCATTATACAGAAATACCATATACCCAGGCAGGCAAAAGCCAGGAAGGAAGCTATTCGATACGTAATGGCGGTGCCGAACGCTTTGACGACCGCAGCGCACAACAGCTGATATCTTACCTGTTTGAATTACTGCGTGATGAAAAAGCAGCTTTTGCAAGCTATGGAAACGACTTTTTAAACGGCGTTTTAAAAACACTTGAACAAAACCTGGCCTTAATTGAGCGAAAAGCCAACACGGCTAAAGACAGCGACCAGCAGTCGTTCAATTATCTGATTGTAAAACCTGCCGAAAAAGCGGTAATGCTTTACCTGCAGTACTGGACAACGCTCGCCGCCAAGGCCAACAACCTGCGCCGTGGTTTACGCCTGCAGCAGTTTGAAATGTTAAAACTGAAAGCCGAAAGTTTAAGGTTAATGACATCAACCCTGGGCGGCAGGAATAACCTTGGCGCAACAGAACGTATACAAGCCTACAAATATGGTTTAACTACAAAAGACCGTATAGTTACGCAGGCCGATCTGGTTAGTTTTTGCCATTACGAGCTGGGCAACAAAATTACCGATGTTAAAATAAGTAAGGGTGTAACGGTTTCAAGCAACCCTAAAGAGGGTTTCCGTAAAACAATAGACATTCATATAAAGCCTTCAACTGCTGTTAAGCTATCAGATGCAGAATGGGATACGCTGTTGGGCCTGCTGCTTTCTAAACTTGAAAACAGAAGTGTGATCAACTCCAACTATAGGATATATTTAAACAACCGGTCAGTTGCCTAA
- a CDS encoding type VI secretion system baseplate subunit TssG, whose protein sequence is MAAKKPNLIDTDFKAAAFAASLIDRGAADTEQIMILPKGPMKRAYAKEIAEVSAYQSEYRNRTMTLIEVNREGLYDMLPEGLFHKPPASSVMITEEEMVKDIKERREQEKNARLFFAPFEAELNRLRTLIELYEIRLDKKTEYNELVNIFLTEWKEFKCFTNRQMIILMHVLPVIHEQRNNLPFISDVLSIMFDVDFRLEYHMTINSTLAAQSALLETRIGSGTLGVNFIAGSVYEPEEELLITIGPVTSGQMLTFLPGTAAAEALEVLLNYLVPLGTATTTKFEVDPDYQKFVLGLGEDNACMGFTTYLGN, encoded by the coding sequence ATGGCAGCTAAAAAACCTAATCTTATTGATACTGACTTTAAAGCCGCAGCATTTGCTGCAAGCTTAATTGACCGCGGTGCAGCCGATACAGAACAAATAATGATCTTGCCCAAAGGCCCGATGAAGCGAGCCTATGCAAAAGAGATAGCAGAAGTGTCTGCTTATCAGTCTGAATACAGAAACCGTACCATGACCCTGATTGAGGTTAACCGCGAAGGTTTGTACGATATGCTGCCCGAAGGACTGTTTCATAAACCACCGGCTTCGAGTGTAATGATCACCGAAGAAGAAATGGTGAAAGACATTAAAGAACGACGGGAGCAGGAAAAAAATGCCCGCTTGTTTTTTGCGCCTTTTGAGGCCGAGCTTAACCGTTTACGCACACTGATAGAGCTGTATGAAATACGCCTTGATAAAAAGACCGAATATAATGAGCTGGTAAATATTTTTTTAACGGAGTGGAAAGAGTTTAAGTGTTTTACCAACAGGCAAATGATCATACTGATGCATGTACTGCCTGTGATACACGAACAACGGAACAACCTGCCCTTTATCAGTGATGTATTAAGCATTATGTTCGATGTTGATTTCAGGCTCGAATATCACATGACCATCAATAGTACACTTGCTGCACAAAGCGCATTATTGGAAACCCGTATAGGAAGCGGTACGCTTGGTGTAAACTTTATTGCTGGCAGCGTTTATGAACCCGAAGAAGAACTGCTGATCACCATAGGGCCTGTTACATCGGGTCAGATGCTTACTTTTTTACCCGGCACTGCCGCCGCCGAAGCACTGGAGGTGCTGCTTAATTACCTGGTACCGCTTGGCACAGCCACTACTACCAAATTTGAGGTAGACCCGGATTACCAGAAGTTTGTTTTAGGCCTTGGCGAAGACAATGCCTGCATGGGCTTTACCACTTATTTAGGCAACTGA